A region from the Ctenopharyngodon idella isolate HZGC_01 chromosome 13, HZGC01, whole genome shotgun sequence genome encodes:
- the spred2b gene encoding sprouty-related, EVH1 domain-containing protein 2, which yields MIEETHPNDDSYIVRVKAVVMTRDDSSGGWLAQEGGGLSRVGVCKVMPAELTGHSDFLIHGERLKDKQVILECFVRKDLIYTKATPTFHHWKVENKKCGLTFQSPADARAFDRGVRKALEDITEGSTTSSSTLQNEAELGDDDVFTTATDSSSNSSQKKEHTTQLVATSTFYEPHPHRGILQYRPPERYSLDQKFSRNPFPFEDEEIVRINPRERWLITGYEDYRYASVPDKFIQPEDSDSYVHIAKNEPLKHDYNYPYVPSSDFSQCDLKSHCGGGSEVVATQPRAFKLKGKRRKEDGERSRCVYCRDMFNHEENRRGQCHDAPDPIRTCIHRVSFMWCADSMLYHCMSDPEGDYSDPCSCDTSEERFCLRWTALLGLSVLAPCLCCYPPLHLCHRCGVACGCCGGKHKAVG from the exons tgaCAGTTACATTGTGCGCGTCAAAGCGGTGGTCATGACCCGAGATGACTCGAGTGGGGGATGGCTGGCACAGGAAGGTGGGGGCCTCAGCAGGGTGGGCGTCTGTAAGGTGATGCCTGCTGAGCTGACCGGCCACAGCGACTTCCTCATCCATGGCGAGCGCCTCAAAGACAAGCAG GTGATTTTGGAATGTTTCGTGAGGAAGGATCTGATCTACACGAAGGCCACACCCACATTTCACCACTGGAAGGTCGAAAACAAAAAATGCGGCTTGACGTTCCAGAGCCCTGCCGATGCCCGTGCCTTTGACAGAGGTGTGCGGAAAGCCTTGGAGGACATAACGGAGG gttCCACAACTTCCTCTTCAACACTCCAAAATGAGGCTGAACTTGGAGATGATGACGTGTTCACA ACTGCCACCGACAGCTCCTCAAACTCATCTCAGAAGAAGGAGCATACTACACAGCTAGTGGCCACCTCCACCTTCTACGAGCCTCACCCGCATCGCGGCATTCTGCAGTACCGGCCGCCTGAGCGCTACAGCTTGGATCAG AAGTTCTCCAGGAACCCCTTCCCCTTTGAGGATGAGGAGATCGTCCGAATCAACCCCCGGGAGCGCTGGCTGATCACAGGCTATGAGGACTACCGATACGCTTCCGTGCCGGATAAGTTCATCCAGCCTGAGGACTCGGACTCATACGTTCACATCGCTAAGAACGAACCCTTAAAGCACGACTACAACTACCCCTACGTGCCCAGCTCCGACTTCAGCCAGTGCGACCTCAAGAGCCATTGCGGTGGCGGCAGCGAAGTGGTGGCCACCCAGCCTCGAGCGTTCAAACTCAAGGGCAAGCGAAGGAAAGAGGACGGAGAGCGATCGCGCTGCGTCTACTGTCGGGACATGTTCAACCACGAGGAGAACCGACGCGGACAGTGCCACGACGCCCCCGACCCCATCCGGACCTGCATTCACCGGGTCAGCTTTATGTGGTGCGCCGACAGCATGCTCTACCACTGCATGTCCGACCCGGAAGGCGACTACTCGGACCCGTGCTCGTGCGACACCAGCGAGGAACGTTTCTGCCTTCGCTGGACGGCCCTGCTGGGTCTGTCGGTGCTGGCGCCCTGTCTGTGCTGCTACCCGCCGCTGCACTTGTGCCACCGCTGCGGCGTGGCCTGCGGTTGCTGCGGAGGAAAGCACAAGGCTGTCGGCTGA